The following are encoded in a window of Longimicrobium sp. genomic DNA:
- a CDS encoding 50S ribosomal protein L25, translating into MARTTLSATLRSSAGKGVARKLRSAGQVPAVLYGHGDTPRPLAVDAHQLELMMAAVGPNTIITLQLDGEGTQDVLLRDVQMHPYKPEVLHVDFFHVHAGEKVHVKVPVRLTGKPVGVHTDGGILDQVLYDLEIECLPNAIPDVVEIDVSGLHIGESVRVGEVPSGSYKVLNDAELPIASIVGASRNEGVETDAEPTEPALVKTGGKDEE; encoded by the coding sequence ATGGCCAGGACCACACTCAGCGCCACGCTCCGCAGCAGCGCCGGCAAGGGCGTCGCCCGCAAGCTGCGCTCGGCCGGGCAGGTTCCCGCCGTGCTGTACGGCCACGGCGACACGCCCCGCCCGCTCGCCGTCGACGCCCACCAGCTGGAGCTGATGATGGCGGCCGTGGGCCCCAACACCATCATCACCCTGCAGCTGGACGGCGAAGGCACCCAGGACGTGCTGCTGCGCGACGTGCAGATGCACCCGTACAAGCCCGAGGTGCTTCACGTGGACTTCTTCCACGTGCACGCGGGCGAAAAGGTGCACGTGAAGGTGCCGGTGCGCCTGACGGGCAAGCCCGTGGGCGTGCACACCGACGGCGGCATCCTGGACCAGGTGCTGTACGATCTGGAAATCGAGTGCCTCCCCAACGCCATCCCCGACGTGGTGGAAATCGACGTCAGCGGCCTGCACATCGGCGAGTCGGTGCGCGTGGGCGAGGTGCCGTCCGGCAGCTACAAGGTGCTGAACGACGCCGAGCTTCCCATCGCCTCCATCGTGGGCGCGTCGCGCAACGAGGGCGTGGAGACCGATGCCGAGCCCACCGAGCCGGCGCTGGTGAAGACGGGCGGCAAGGACGAGGAGTAG
- the pth gene encoding aminoacyl-tRNA hydrolase has protein sequence MLERLRALLAGVAEREEEAVAGAKVIVGLGNPGREYDNTRHNAGWWLLDVLAQRWGVPKFRAEKNQAIATTRVEPFQVRLIKPLTYMNRSGSVLVPLKRMGALDLSKDLLVLVDDVALEPGRVRFRPSGSAGGHNGLKSIEQALGTKDYPRLRIGVGTKPPGADLADWVLSSMPRGDRKLVDERLPELADAVETWMRDGIEVVMDRYNR, from the coding sequence GTGCTGGAGCGCCTGCGGGCGCTGCTGGCGGGCGTTGCCGAACGGGAGGAGGAGGCGGTGGCCGGGGCCAAGGTGATCGTGGGGCTGGGAAACCCCGGCCGCGAGTACGACAACACCCGCCACAACGCGGGATGGTGGCTTCTGGACGTCCTGGCCCAGCGCTGGGGCGTCCCGAAGTTCCGCGCGGAAAAGAACCAGGCCATCGCCACCACCCGGGTGGAGCCGTTCCAGGTGCGGCTGATCAAGCCGCTGACCTACATGAACCGCAGCGGCTCGGTGCTCGTTCCGCTGAAGCGGATGGGCGCGCTGGATTTGTCGAAGGACCTGCTGGTGCTGGTGGACGACGTGGCGCTGGAGCCCGGCCGCGTGCGCTTTCGCCCCTCGGGAAGCGCGGGCGGCCACAACGGGCTCAAGTCCATCGAGCAGGCGCTGGGCACCAAGGACTACCCGCGCCTTCGCATCGGCGTGGGGACCAAGCCCCCCGGCGCCGACCTGGCGGACTGGGTGCTTTCGTCCATGCCCCGGGGCGACCGCAAGCTGGTGGACGAGCGGCTCCCGGAGCTGGCCGACGCCGTGGAGACGTGGATGCGCGACGGCATCGAGGTCGTGATGGACCGCTACAACCGCTAG